The genomic interval TGTGTTTGTACCTTTGACCTTTGATACATGATAGTTTGTAATTACCTGTGTGTTCATATTTGTGTCTCAGCAGCGAGCTGCTCTTCTGGAAGATCTTGTCGCACAAGTCACAGGCGTACATGCCGCTGTCCgtcttcttcattttcttcctctgtggGCCCGAGTCGGAGTCGTTCTGCTCCTCCACGGTGGACATGCCGTCAGACCCCGGGTCCAGCTTCTCCTCCTGGTGATTATAACAAACGCTCATGTATTGGATGTAATTCAAAATGACTCTGCTTGAGAATGAATGACTCACCAAAAGTAGCACTACTCGCAAACAACTTGTGTGAGTGCATTTCTCAGGAAATAATACCCCGTCATTTCCAACTCATAGCTCTCTGGAGGcatttggaaatgtaaaatCACTCTGTATTGTCAGCTTATTTGTGAGGAATCTTTCCCTTGGCCCGAAACATAACCGTGCTGTGCACTTAAGAGCACACCTACATTTTTCTCCTGTCCCTGGGCTGGTAAATCTCATCTACTGATGCAGCCAAAGAGGATGTGGGGCAATATTAAGGAGATGATATATacacagctcttttttttaacaaggcaGGTCTATGCCAATCCACTTAACACGAAAGTataatacaacaacaataaatcaaTGAGGCAGGCAGAGGTGTGCCGTTTAAACAGATTCCAGCAGATCAATAAGGGCTCTGCAGTAAAGTGCAGCCTCACGTCCTCTGGGTGACAGCCCAGGAAGATCACTCATACACTCAGAGATCTACATCCATCATTACAGGCCCATTAGGTGTTCACACAATGCAGGACTATTAAGGGCTATCATTTTTACAAAGAGCTGAATTCTGACATTTCTATATATGACTTATTGATTGCATTTGGGATGGATCCACACTATCTATCATGTACTTGTGGTTTCAAACAATAAGAATTAATGATCAGGATAGAAGAGTTTGACTGATTGCTCCAAAAAGAGATAAGCCGATTTGATTCAAATCCACTTGCTTCTCAAAATGGCCGCCGGATTAGACCTTGAATCCTGTCCTGCACTTTTATAAAATCAATTGTTCCCTAAGTTTCAGACTTGTTTGCTGACCTGAGGACCTCCAACAACTATTGTCTGCTCCGAACCAATGAAACTAAAGGAACAAAAATAACATGTCATCTCATATTTACAGTACTGTAGGCTGAGGATTACAGACAGTGGGAGTTCAAATAATTGTCTGACATTTTGGGAATTGCTTGTAAGCTTTCTTGGCACCAGTTAGATAAGAAGATTTATACTGCTCTCAGTAAATATAGAGCAATAGTTAGTCACAAAACGACCCCACAAGCACTTCCTTATTTGACTAATTAACACATTATATCTTGTTTGGGGTCTGATTTCCTGgtaacacacaaataaaacagcaatgtgTTATTTGCCTTTCAATGTTCATTATAATTTCAGTGAGCTTTAAAAGTGCTGGTTTTGTTAATTTTAGAAAGAGCCTTGCTAGCTGCTTCCgtatttccagtctttatgctaagctaattagCTGCTGACTGCAGCTTAATATTAAGCATACGAATGAGAGtagtattttttcatttaactttcGTCAATAAAGACAAATAACCCAAATTCCCGGAATGTATCAATATATTTCTAACAAAGACAGGGATGCTAAATGATAACGCACCTTTATTCCGTTGAGGTGGAGAGTCTCGTGCGTCTGGGTCCCAGCAGGGCTGTTTGCTGTAGTGGTATAGGTGTAAGCCAGCTGGGGGATCAGGATAGTCTGTTTGTTGTTAGTGGAAAGCGCCCTTAGGCATTGCATTGTGGTCACAATGTTGAGGGGTTTGGCACTTTGCTGGCTGGCGTACAGTGCGATGGGGCTGAGGCCCATGGCTGAGAATGGCGATGCCTCCTTCTTTGTGCAAGTTAAGTTCAGGGGTTCATCCACATTGGTAGAGCGGAGGGAAGGGGAGGAGTTAACGCAGGCTTTAGCCActgctctctctgcttcctctctggcGGACTTTGGCAGTGACAGGTCTAGGGGTCCCTCAGTGCTCTGGGAAGGCTGGGCTGGGACAGGACCGCCAGCTGTCAGGTTTAGTGGTGAGGGAGAGGCCGGCGAGCTGTGGGCACCGTTGAACTCCGCTGGAGTGGCTTCTGTAGGGCTGTCCTGGGTGACAGAGGGGCACTTGTCCTTCCCTTGGACCAGAGACACCACACTGTTAACTTCACAGgtgtcctcttcctctgaggGAGGTGTTGGAGCACCCAGTGATATCTGACCCTCCTGCATTTTGTCAAACCACTTCTTTACCACATGAGTTGGCAGACTGACTGAGTCAGAGATCTTGGCCAGCTCATCCTTGGTGGGCTCTGCTTTTAATGCAACAGCCTTGAGCAGGGACAAGAGGTTCTTGGGCTGGTTACAGAGCCCTCCCTCTGACAGCAAGGCAGCAACAGCAGATTCAGACTTATCCAGACCATTCAGCCTGAGGCCATCCTTGCAGTGCTTGAGGGCATGGAGTGATTCCAGCCCACCGGGACAGTTATCACACAGGAGACAGGTTTTAGTggtcttttcctctttttctttagtCTCATTGAGCCTGGAGCCTTTGATGGTTAGATCCTCTGGGAGTTTCTGGGATTTGAAGGTGTCAGTGGCAGCCTGGCCTGGTGAGGTGGCCTCAGGCTCTTTCTTCATGCTATAGGCAGTGAGCTGGCCCTGGTTTGGGTCCAAACTGTAGTTTATAATGATTTTTGCATTCCCGTCCTGACCCACAATAGGCAGACTGATGGCTGAGATGAGTTGCTGCTGTGAAGGATGGAGCATTCCAGTGGTTAATCCCGAGTTCATCTGCAACTGACCTTTGGCATTGCTTTCCAGAACCTGGCGAATGACGTTTCCATCCACCGCCACTTTGAGAGCATTCTGCAGGTCTGCCAGGTTGATGCTGATGGGAGACATCAGCCCCACAGTGGGGAGGACCACAGCCTGCACTGTGCCCTGCAGAGGAGATGCAGCACCTCCGTTGAAAACTCCGCCGTTCATACCCGCCATAGCTGCGGATGTCATCAATGTGGGCTTGTACTCGTAGTCTACAGGCTCAGTCTTGATCTGATTGAGTGGCAGCTGCTCCTGCAGTGGCTTGCTGTGCTCCAGCTTCTCCCTCATCTGAGTGCGGAGGACTGAAGGTGACGTGGGCAGCACTGGAGATGGAGCCTGGGTCTGGGTTTTGGCGTTCCCCAAGCGAGCTCTGCCGTTTACTGAGATGACGCTGATGCACTTCTTACTGCTGATGTGGGAGCTGTACGAGCCTGAGTGAGAGAAGCGCTTCTTGCAGTTGGAGCACTCATAGGGTTTCTCTCCTGAATAAAAACCACAATGTGCAtagtagagagagaaagaatgggggtggggggaggacAGAAGCGGATTTCCATTAGTAAATGAAGCTAAATGAGCAAGCTAGGCTATGAGCGGCACAGTAGGAAAAACCTCTAATGCTTTTCAACGATGCTTAAACGCTGATGTAATGGCACCATTGGGAAATGCCCTTCTCTAATTGCTGTCCCATAATGCCAAAAGACACAGAATTATGGCACTAAAGGAAGCGTGTACAATGGATTGAACCACAATGAAGGATATCTAAACACAGGGAATTGCTAAATCATCAATAGGAAATATTAATATTGGAAATATCTGTGGCCGGCAGACAATCTTGGCATTAACAGTGGgccttcagacacacacacacacacacacacacacacacacacacacacacacacacacacacacacacacacacacacacacacacacacacacacacacacacagagaatgcAGCCATGATGGTCCACTCACCGCTGTGGATGCGTAGGTGCTCCTTCAGGTGGTGCTTGTATTTAAATGCTTTGCCACATTCAGTGCACTTGAATTTACGATTGCCTCCCGACTGTGTGATGTGTCTCTGCCGGGCAAAAGGAGAGGGGATATTCAGGACGATAGCACAACCtttgaactgcttttaattcatGTCACAATGTCATTAATCAATGAGGGGCAAAAGTTCATGTGTATTTGTGAGCCTCTAAAGAAACAGGACTAAGCTTCCACTTTGGTTTGCATAATTTAGAATCAATTTGTCAATGGATAATTACTACAGCAGGACAGAAGAATTAGCAACTGAAAGCAACACTAGTAACCCAACTGCACTGACCATTTAAGAAGAGTGATACATCAAAATATTAGAAAATTAGCAGGGAATAtctttcattcaaaatgtacaaaCGCAGTGGTTTCTCAGTACCTGGTTTTAGTTAATATTGCTAACATTTAGCATGCTAATGAGTATACTTCATTTTCAGAGTACTACAATATGTAGTTTAGTCCGGAAAGAGGATTCACAGAAATCATTAATCTCAATTCAGTACCTAAGTccgggaaaaaaaatctaaccgGTGGAGGTGTATTATCAGTATCCAGTCTCGACCGGTTTGTCAGTCAGTTTTTACCTGATCCCGTCCACCCTTGTGGACCGTCATATGCCTCTCCAGCTGAGCGCGGTATGCGAAGCTGTAGCTGCACTCGGGGCAGTTGAAGCTCTCTTCGGTCTTCTCGTGCCGGTACTTGATGTGCTCCTTCAGGGAGCTGTAACGCTTGTAGCCACGCGCGCAGTACGGGCAGGTGAGCAGCTGAGAGAAGGAATCAGGAGTTCCtgggtgaaaaaaaaagtgttgtaaTGATATGTGTGAGAGTGAAGGGGGGGAAGGAAAAGTGGGGGTTAGAACACATGGTCAATAGGGAGGGCTCTTTGATGTTACACAAGGCCTGCCACAGTCACACTCCTCTGCTAGTTCACCAATCACCGAGAGATCCTCCCCCTCAGGTAAACAGCTCCCAGGTAACCAAATGGACAAATTAGTGATCCATAGTAACACATTCCTTTCCGTATGCTGGGTTGCCAATGAAGGACTGCAATTAAATTGTGCTTTTGTACTGTAATTATAGCTTTTACACGCCTGAAATTCCATCCAATTTGATTGCCTATTGTGCGTTTGAAGCGTGTCAAAAACACCCACTCATGTAAGGAACGGTGCGCTCGGTAAATAACAGCCGCCTGCGGAAATCCAACCTGGTGAACAGAGGGTCTCAGATGCCTGGCTCCCACACAGGTGAAGCATTATTCCGTTAACAGGTGATGTATTAAGTTCCCCTGCGGGACAGGTGAGGGCCTCGGGATGGGAACGCACACACATTATCGGCCAGGTAGCCGTGAGTCAGCTTCGCACAGACGTGACAAATTTACTCAGGTGTTGCTGTTTCCCTCCCTCAggccccccctcctcccccccctctgtgGTAGCAGGTAAAAGCCAAAAGCCCAGGAGCAATAAAGGCCCCAGTGTGCTGCACTTAACAAATAGCCGTGTGTGTAATGATGTCGGAGAGTGGCGTTAATGGGGTGGAGTTAACACCTAAGGTGAGACGGGGAACAGGTAAAGCCACCCCCAGGGGGGCCGTAATTACTGGGTAGGAGCAGCCATAGTGTGATAGCTCAGTGACTGTGATCTCTCAGGTGGAaatagtagtgtgtgtgtgtcagtgtctgtgTAATTTAGGGACACAACACCTTGCTTTTGTGCTCTAGATCCATTTAAAGCAATCCCTGCACAAGGCACATGATAACATGTCTGGAAAAGGATGTGTAAACAACAATGTTAGTTTGAATTTGCTTGTGTGGCGTACCATTTTCGTCATGGACGCTGGCGTCAGGGGTGCCTTGGCGTTGAGGCTCGTCCTCTGGGGCCTCTGGGTAAATGACGGCCGTGTCTCCTTGCTGGAGCATCTCCTCCATTAGTGCGTCCGTGCTCCCATCATCCTCAGCGTCCGACACACAATCCTCCTTCACTGTGAAGGGTGAAACAGACACTGATTAAAGTCGTGCTTGCAAAAACGTATCATCGATTACCGCgttatttgaacatgttttccCATCGATGCGCGCTCTACATATGAAACCCTAACCTCTGAACATGAAATGTGATAATCCAATAATGTCAGAGTGAGTGTCAATATAGCTGAAACGGATCTTGCAGTCCAAGCCCTTGATCATGACATGTACACAAGCCTGGGATGAGGCATGCGGCGCCGGgggaaaaaaaccaaacatccTGAATACTGTTATTCACAATAGGATGAGAAAGGTAATTAGCATCAAAGGCCACGGGCTACTGTACGTGCATCCAGCTCTTTGTAAGAACTGAATGGCAAGCCTCTATTCACAGTGTTAGGTAAGGTACTTGTTGTGATCGAGACTGATAATGAGATGATGAATCTTGTCCTGTTGTATTGCAGCAGATAGATGTTCGGCTGGAACGGATGCATGCACActtgtgaacacacacacactctctacgCTCCGCTCTCTGGAGAGGCTTGGCCTTCAGACTGTGCTTAATATCGCAGCAAATGAGCGCCTGCACGTGGGAGCGCGTTATTCCTCCACATCACATGAGCTAGCTAGTCTAACGAGCACTAATTACCAGGCTGCAGCTTATAGGAAGTGTAACCTGAGGATGGAGTTATGGATGCAGGAAAGCTTCCTTCCCTCTTTCCGTCCCTGCTTGCTTCCTGAAGTTGATACCGGAACTGAGTAAAGTGTGTCTGCGAGCATTATTCCTCTATGGATGTGTTAGTGTGCCTCTGTGTATCATTACAAGGAGAGCTATCAGCTAAAAGCAAAGTTAGGCTACTGTGGCGGTGTTCACTGGGCAGATGTTTTATGGATTGATTTAAGCACTCCTCCGGCTTAGGGGAGATTTGagaattgtgttttgtgtattgTGTGCGTGTTGAAAGACGGGGCCAGCTGTGTGCTCCTCGGAGACAGGAACAGGTGTAGCACATCATGACTCACCAACGCACAGTGAACACCAGTGCTCTAACATTGGACTTCCTGTGGTGCACCTTAACAAAGCCATGAGACAATATGAGCGCGGTCATTTGTTGCTAGGGTTATTAAAGACCATTCGAAGAAACTTccctctctttaaaaaaaacctggatAATAGATCATTCAGAGAGAGGCTGGGTGTgggtgaatatgtgtgtgtatgttaagCAGGAACCAAcagctgcttcttctttttttgaaatTGTGGAATTCTCATCATAAAGTGGAGGGTCAGAAACACATTAGGGGCTGCTAACCCCCACATAGCACACAGCTTTTTCCCACGACCAACAACACCCCTAGACACATTTGctacatttttttgttctttagaaaaagtttgacattgtgggaaatgtttcAATGAAGTGTATTTCTCACAGTTGTGTTGGCTGTTATTGCACAAACATTGTTGCATGTGGGAAATTGCTGATCTGTCTGTGTTGAGCCCCCTTCCACTCATCCAAACACACCTTTAGGCTACTAAATGttgagcatgtgtgtgaagTGAAGTCCCAGTTGGGGGTCTGTGGTGCAAAGGTAGTACAAGCGGTTGTTTTCactccctttgtgtgtgtgtgtgtgtgtgtgtgtgtgtgtgtgtgtgtatgtgtgtatgtgtctctctctctcggctCTTTGTTAAGTACAGAGTGAGGCCAGAAGGGTTCACAGCCTCGCTGAGGCGGCTCCGTGTTATCAGGCTGCTCCCCTGACATGAAACACCACACAGGCCATTTATGTGCTGACGCAGGGATGTGAACGCACCACTGCACAAGTGGAAAATCAGTTCAGAAACCCCAGGATGAAAAACCCCGTGAGGTTGTAGCAGGACATTCTGTTGCAGCACAAAAAAAgtaggtttttccttttttcgcTTTACAGTGTTTCCTTACCAAAGTACGTATTAGAAATAAATCACCAGACCACCCACTCTTCTTTTCCCCTCGCTCCCTTCTCATCCTTCTCTGCCTACATCCCTGCAACATGATACAACGGTATCCCATGATGCATTTCCTGCTTTGCCGACCTTTGCCCCCACTGCTTCCTGTGGTTGTGCATCCACACATGTTTGTATCTTGGATGGGAGAGGCATCAGCGATAAGGATTTGCACAAACAGCTCAAAAATTCAACAACCCCAGTAAAGATGTTACGCTTTATCTCCGAGGAGGGAAGTGAGAGATAACATGCAAGGTATTTCCAAATCTGGGATGGCTTGCTTATCACGTATTTGTGCCGTGGCTCTCCACTGGACAAGTCCCACTCTCTGGAGATTCTTCCTTTCCTGTCCAGAAGGGTGGCTCACTTTAAACATCACGTGATGACATAAGGCGTGCAGGAATGTAGGTGTTCCTGTGTGTCCACAGTGATCAATATGGATATAAGACTGATTCAAAGGAGCATGACATATCATCACTGCATGCTGGGCCAACAGTGAGGAAATTGGTAGGTGTCATTGTGCGTGAGAGCCTTCCCTTCAGTACTGCACGAGTGCCCTAACAGCCACTGCCTTAGGACATATTTCCATGCTAAACCCAGCCTTTCGCTGTCATTAAGTGCCTTTGCTGCCCGACAATGAAAAAGCTCTCCAGATCCACCCTGCTTATTCTCTGAGATGTAATCATGCTCTACAACTCATCACTTATAAAGGAGAAGCCCTCCCAGGTCAACACTCTCTCCACCTTTTTATCCCCTGGAGTTAGCCGGCCTCTTCTTAGAGAAAAACAGGCTGTAGTTTACAGCACCAACACTGGGCTACTCCACTACTGCATAATCATTTAGGAGTGAATGAGTAATGAAAGCGAGCAGGGTGCCCATGATACCATATAATCAGGAGGAATGATTCAGAACGAGAGAAACAGCAAGAGAgtgtaaaaagagaaaaagggaggggaggaaagtGAAGGAGGAATGGCAGAGCATTGAAAAACCACCTTTTGGTTTTGGAGCGCGGCGAAGGGGTGTCAAGGTTTTAATTTGAAGCAGCTCTGAGGAGAAGATTAGTGGGTGGTGGTCACTATTCAAGGCTCCTCCAGGGATTTCTCAGATCTCAGGAGTGAAACCAAGGGATGAGGGGATGAGAGACGAGTGAAGGGTGTTTGTTGAAAGAACTGCGGCTTTCCCATGTTTCATCAGTCCGGTTCAGAGTGGCAGAGAGGATGTTGCTTGATGTATGATATGAGGGCTATATACAgtaagagagtgagagagaggtgtgtgtgcacatgagtgaagtcaaaagaaaatatgccTGATCAGGCATAGCTGTGGAGCGGTGCCAGCTCACTGAGCTGTTTCAGTGTAACTCATGCTTTTGAAGTGTTTAATGTTCACAAGTCCTGGCCAAAACCAATGACATTATTCTTCCTCCAACTTTCCCTTTATGCATGGAGGGACAGCTGGAGAGCAGCAATGAAAATGACAACACAGTCAGGGGAATATGTGGCCCCACTGTGCACAGGTCTGCCGTGCATGTGCAACCGAAACCTTGCAAGTGAAAATGACTAAGCTGAAATTCATTGGAGAGGAATTTCTAAAATATCCCTCCCTAAACGGAAAGCGTTAGCTAGTTGGACATTAAGGCATGTGCTAACGTGACCTCTTGCTAAATCAAAGCCCCTCTCAGCCTCACACATCTCTCACCCGTGTAAGGAACAACTCcctaatataaatattttagtgGCTGAACTACATCTCATTGGGCCGGTCCCTGTGGTGCATATACTGTACTTGGCACAGTCCGACACTAACATTGTCacatacactttttttaatgcacGTACAGTATGAGGTCAGGAGCGCAGGCAGAGGCCTTGGGCACAGGTTGAAACACGAACATCCTTCAGCACCTGCGATTGTTGTTTTGGAGGTGGCAGGGGGTGTGACGTCAGCCCTTCCTGTGGCACTGAGCTCCCTCTGATGTCACTTCCACACCGTTTGAGGTAACGAGAAGTTCACGGCGGCCCCTCCAATGCCCACCAGTGCCATAAAGCTCTCCACTGGCTTTTTGGTTGCGGGGCTATTTTCTGTGCTTGAAggtctctctctgtgttggcattgtctttgtttaatattGTACTTCCTGCCTTAGTTGGAGACCCACCACGTGTAGTACCTGTTTCCTTACACTCTGGGTTTCACAATGAGACAAAGCCTGGTACTTATCGGCACACAGACATcagcaaaacatttcttaaCTTAGCCTGCTTCACGTCAGGAGGTCAAAATGAGACAGTACCGGTCAGACAATTAATGTCGTAACAATAAATAGAGAGGCACATTTTCATTAATGTGCTggaggcatttaaaaaaaaacgtttgggTCCTTGTTCTAAACTATTTCCAGGCCTAAAAATGATACGGAAAGagattcatttgtatttctgcACCACTGGCatcattgtacattttaaagcagaaaagaggaaaacaa from Eleginops maclovinus isolate JMC-PN-2008 ecotype Puerto Natales chromosome 21, JC_Emac_rtc_rv5, whole genome shotgun sequence carries:
- the zeb1b gene encoding zinc finger E-box-binding homeobox 1b, giving the protein MADGPRCKRRKQANPRRNNVTNYSNVVEAGSESDDEDKLHIVEEEGSLADGADCDSTLPEEEHPRERCWDGVKEDCVSDAEDDGSTDALMEEMLQQGDTAVIYPEAPEDEPQRQGTPDASVHDENGTPDSFSQLLTCPYCARGYKRYSSLKEHIKYRHEKTEESFNCPECSYSFAYRAQLERHMTVHKGGRDQRHITQSGGNRKFKCTECGKAFKYKHHLKEHLRIHSGEKPYECSNCKKRFSHSGSYSSHISSKKCISVISVNGRARLGNAKTQTQAPSPVLPTSPSVLRTQMREKLEHSKPLQEQLPLNQIKTEPVDYEYKPTLMTSAAMAGMNGGVFNGGAASPLQGTVQAVVLPTVGLMSPISINLADLQNALKVAVDGNVIRQVLESNAKGQLQMNSGLTTGMLHPSQQQLISAISLPIVGQDGNAKIIINYSLDPNQGQLTAYSMKKEPEATSPGQAATDTFKSQKLPEDLTIKGSRLNETKEKEEKTTKTCLLCDNCPGGLESLHALKHCKDGLRLNGLDKSESAVAALLSEGGLCNQPKNLLSLLKAVALKAEPTKDELAKISDSVSLPTHVVKKWFDKMQEGQISLGAPTPPSEEEDTCEVNSVVSLVQGKDKCPSVTQDSPTEATPAEFNGAHSSPASPSPLNLTAGGPVPAQPSQSTEGPLDLSLPKSAREEAERAVAKACVNSSPSLRSTNVDEPLNLTCTKKEASPFSAMGLSPIALYASQQSAKPLNIVTTMQCLRALSTNNKQTILIPQLAYTYTTTANSPAGTQTHETLHLNGIKEEKLDPGSDGMSTVEEQNDSDSGPQRKKMKKTDSGMYACDLCDKIFQKSSSLLRHKYEHTGKRPHECGICSKAFKHKHHLIEHMRLHSGEKPYQCDKCGKRFSHSGSYSQHMNHRYSYCKKETQGQGEGRESPEDDSEARAEMEALSRLQQLLAPSQLDLDERGSSTRDDEDSEEEEDGAVDMDDIQVVQIGDEGGDEDEEERNEERVLVEGGGEEEKTEMEVAEEEEEEDTRQEEVLSSIQEEEEVKMREEEAMDTEEGVTEEGKEEEQVTEESGGEKDSEAVSEEQKETPEDRGDAE